From a single Ignavibacteria bacterium genomic region:
- the icd gene encoding isocitrate dehydrogenase (NADP(+)), which yields MGNYKHIKVPAFGEKITVDKGKLVVPDNPVLLYIEGDGTGPDIWKASQTVFDAAVEKAYGGKKKVAWAEIFAGEKSLAVYGENEWLPEETLQAIEEYLVAIKGPLTTPVGGGIRSLNVTLRQRLDLFACVRPVKYYTGTPSPVKTPEKLDIVLFRENTEDVYAGVEFKAGSPEANEIIELINKKFGKNIRPESGIGVKPMSAFGSKRLIKKAIEYALDHNRKSVTLVHKGNIMKFTEGSFKEWGYEVAKEEFGNVTVTEDEVWSTYGGKIPEGKLLIKDRIADSMFQQVLLRPDEYDVVATPNLNGDYLSDAAAAQVGGLGIAPGANLSYSIGLFEATHGTAPKYANLDKINPGSVILSGVMMFDYLGWTEVARLIESALQKTISSKVVTYDFARLMEGAREVKTSEFANEIVKNMG from the coding sequence ATGGGAAACTACAAACACATTAAAGTTCCCGCTTTTGGTGAAAAAATTACGGTTGATAAAGGGAAACTTGTAGTGCCCGATAATCCGGTGTTGTTATATATTGAAGGTGATGGTACGGGTCCGGATATTTGGAAAGCATCACAGACAGTATTTGACGCAGCTGTGGAAAAAGCATATGGCGGAAAGAAAAAAGTTGCCTGGGCTGAAATATTTGCAGGTGAAAAATCACTCGCAGTTTATGGTGAAAACGAATGGCTTCCTGAGGAGACACTTCAGGCGATTGAAGAGTATCTCGTTGCTATCAAAGGACCTCTCACTACTCCTGTAGGTGGCGGAATAAGAAGCCTGAATGTTACTCTAAGACAACGACTCGATCTTTTTGCTTGTGTTCGTCCTGTCAAATATTACACAGGGACCCCAAGCCCTGTAAAAACACCTGAAAAGCTCGATATCGTTCTTTTTAGAGAGAACACAGAGGATGTGTATGCCGGAGTCGAATTCAAAGCAGGTTCGCCTGAAGCGAATGAGATAATCGAACTTATTAATAAAAAGTTCGGAAAAAATATTCGTCCCGAATCAGGAATTGGTGTTAAACCAATGTCGGCTTTTGGCTCGAAAAGATTAATAAAGAAAGCTATTGAATACGCACTTGATCATAACAGAAAAAGCGTAACCCTCGTGCACAAAGGTAATATAATGAAATTTACCGAAGGCTCATTTAAAGAGTGGGGTTATGAGGTTGCCAAGGAAGAGTTCGGAAATGTGACCGTAACAGAAGATGAAGTATGGTCGACATACGGTGGTAAGATACCCGAAGGCAAACTGCTTATTAAAGACAGAATAGCAGACAGCATGTTCCAGCAGGTGCTTTTGAGACCTGATGAGTATGATGTGGTAGCTACTCCAAACCTTAACGGTGATTACCTTTCAGATGCTGCAGCTGCACAGGTTGGCGGGCTTGGAATAGCTCCGGGTGCAAATCTCAGCTACTCAATCGGTTTGTTTGAAGCAACACACGGTACAGCACCAAAATATGCAAATCTCGATAAAATCAATCCCGGTTCGGTTATCCTTTCCGGTGTGATGATGTTTGATTATCTTGGCTGGACAGAAGTTGCCAGACTTATTGAATCAGCGCTTCAGAAAACCATTTCGAGCAAAGTGGTTACTTACGACTTCGCAAGACTGATGGAAGGTGCAAGGGAAGTGAAGACGAGCGAATTCGCAAACGAAATAGTAAAAAACATGGGCTGA
- the rsgA gene encoding ribosome small subunit-dependent GTPase A, with translation MPEKENRVIRCVLRGRFKHDLRMKKDKLLLTDIAVVGDYVEFDQIDDTSGVIFAVDSRKNYISRKAPKIKGSTLRGERLEQVIAANIDQIFIICSFGVPPFNNKALDRFLVIAESSNIHPVVVFNKLDLVEIPEEPELWADLYTGLGYELYAVSALTGEGIAELRKGFTGKKSLFWGHSGVGKSSLINALFPELNLATGDVSAFSQRGKHTTVIVNMNRIDNDTFLIDTPGIREIAPFGIQKDDLSHYFIEFADHLQKCKYKPCTHLHEPGCGVIEAVEREEISPERYDSYLRLLDNIEEDMVY, from the coding sequence ATGCCCGAAAAGGAAAACCGGGTTATCAGGTGTGTTCTTCGAGGCAGGTTCAAGCATGACCTCCGTATGAAAAAAGACAAACTCCTGCTTACCGACATTGCAGTTGTTGGAGATTATGTTGAATTTGACCAGATAGATGACACTTCAGGCGTGATTTTTGCCGTTGATTCCAGAAAAAATTACATTTCAAGAAAAGCACCCAAAATCAAAGGCTCAACCCTCAGGGGAGAACGCCTCGAACAGGTAATTGCAGCCAACATAGATCAGATTTTTATCATCTGCTCATTTGGTGTGCCGCCATTCAATAACAAAGCTCTCGACCGGTTTCTTGTGATTGCCGAAAGTTCAAATATCCATCCGGTAGTTGTGTTTAACAAACTGGATCTTGTCGAGATTCCCGAGGAACCCGAACTCTGGGCCGACCTTTATACCGGATTGGGTTATGAATTATACGCTGTCTCTGCTCTGACAGGTGAGGGTATTGCTGAATTAAGAAAAGGATTCACGGGAAAGAAGAGTCTGTTTTGGGGACACTCAGGTGTTGGCAAGTCGTCTCTGATAAATGCACTTTTCCCCGAACTCAATCTTGCTACCGGGGATGTAAGTGCCTTCTCGCAAAGGGGAAAACACACCACAGTTATTGTTAATATGAACAGAATTGACAATGATACTTTTCTTATCGATACTCCAGGAATTAGAGAAATCGCCCCCTTCGGTATTCAAAAAGATGATTTAAGCCATTATTTCATCGAATTTGCTGATCATCTCCAAAAATGTAAATACAAACCCTGCACTCATCTGCATGAACCCGGCTGTGGAGTAATCGAAGCTGTCGAAAGGGAAGAGATATCTCCCGAGAGATACGACAGTTATCTCCGGCTTTTGGATAACATTGAAGAGGATATGGTATATTGA
- the maf gene encoding septum formation protein Maf yields MIIDIEVVLASASPRRRFLLGQIVRKLEFISLDTDESFDPAIPKKEVATLLAKRKMDDALSRGIQGIVVTADTIVVLDDEILGKPADANEAKKMLGMLSGNEHTVVTGFSVVNTRNGKRIDSSVETKVRFTHLTEEEIDGYVATGSSFDKAGGYGVQDGYGSIFMESISGCYYNVMGLPTNAVYKALKKVLN; encoded by the coding sequence ATGATAATTGATATTGAAGTGGTTTTGGCATCCGCTTCCCCAAGAAGGCGTTTTCTCCTCGGTCAGATAGTCCGTAAACTGGAATTTATTTCCCTTGATACCGATGAATCTTTTGATCCAGCAATTCCCAAAAAGGAAGTGGCGACACTTCTCGCAAAAAGGAAAATGGATGATGCACTTTCCCGGGGCATCCAGGGTATTGTTGTTACTGCAGATACAATAGTGGTGTTGGACGATGAAATACTCGGAAAACCCGCAGATGCCAATGAAGCAAAAAAGATGCTTGGAATGCTAAGTGGAAATGAACATACGGTTGTTACGGGATTCTCTGTGGTCAATACAAGAAACGGAAAAAGGATCGATTCTTCTGTAGAAACCAAAGTAAGGTTCACTCATCTTACCGAAGAAGAAATAGATGGTTATGTAGCTACTGGAAGTTCTTTCGACAAAGCAGGCGGGTACGGTGTACAGGATGGCTACGGTTCCATTTTTATGGAGAGTATCTCGGGGTGTTACTATAATGTCATGGGTCTTCCTACGAATGCCGTTTACAAGGCACTGAAGAAAGTTTTGAATTGA
- a CDS encoding flippase-like domain-containing protein: protein MKNYKQKIIISIIASVIIYLGFSIYADLDKVLKALSGFSLYLIPVILLLVFANYLFRFIKWHYYLGLIGVKIGAGESFLIFLSGFVLSVTPGKMGEVLKSFLLKERTGVAVSRTAPVIFAERVTDMTALMIIALVGAMSFNYGRVFAIGAIIAFIIMIVVISSRKLSLGMIDLLGKIGFLKKIIPHLHELYESAYILLKPKPIFLMTIFSLVSWFFECYAYFLILEDFSVDVSLFRASFYYSFATVAGALSFLPGGLGAADALFTLFIQSLGKSEAIAVSSTILIRVATLWFAVIVGLVAFGFFQRRSGKIDLNKLNEKEVS, encoded by the coding sequence TTGAAAAACTACAAGCAAAAGATCATCATTTCCATAATCGCATCGGTGATCATATATTTGGGTTTTTCGATTTATGCCGATCTCGATAAGGTGTTAAAGGCACTATCGGGATTCAGTCTGTACCTCATTCCTGTAATTCTTTTACTGGTTTTTGCAAATTACCTTTTCCGCTTCATCAAATGGCACTATTACCTCGGCCTGATAGGGGTGAAAATCGGGGCAGGGGAGTCATTCCTCATTTTTCTTAGCGGATTTGTTTTAAGTGTTACTCCCGGGAAGATGGGAGAAGTGTTGAAATCTTTTCTCCTGAAAGAAAGAACGGGAGTTGCCGTCAGCAGGACTGCTCCGGTCATCTTCGCTGAGAGAGTAACTGATATGACTGCACTTATGATTATCGCTTTGGTGGGGGCGATGAGCTTCAATTACGGGAGGGTGTTCGCCATCGGAGCGATCATTGCTTTCATTATTATGATTGTGGTGATCTCAAGCCGTAAGCTTTCTCTGGGGATGATAGATTTACTGGGGAAAATCGGTTTTCTGAAGAAAATTATTCCGCACCTGCATGAGTTGTATGAGAGTGCGTATATTTTGTTAAAACCCAAGCCGATTTTCCTAATGACGATATTCAGTTTAGTGTCATGGTTTTTCGAATGTTATGCGTATTTTTTGATTTTGGAAGATTTTTCTGTTGATGTCTCTTTATTTAGAGCATCATTTTATTATTCATTCGCAACTGTTGCAGGAGCCTTGTCGTTTCTGCCGGGGGGGCTTGGAGCTGCGGATGCACTTTTTACACTGTTCATTCAGTCCCTTGGGAAGTCTGAGGCCATAGCCGTATCTTCAACGATACTGATCAGAGTTGCAACACTCTGGTTTGCAGTGATCGTTGGACTGGTTGCATTTGGCTTTTTTCAGAGGCGCTCAGGGAAAATCGATTTAAACAAACTTAATGAGAAGGAGGTCAGCTAA
- a CDS encoding SpoIID/LytB domain-containing protein, whose amino-acid sequence MVPLPLNSPQRIFFYLLLVFPFLFSSCSTTVRSSSGKVPEQNNNSTTSKLRQNIRVLIDEEVKEFSFKLDIDAEFLIGEEKKGAIGDGEKIVVNSARGVVNITLPSGVISAQFIKLKPANKQEFINFHKKTYRGELWFLAQGSKTFVVNYLDLEDYLLGVVPLEIGLKDNHFFEALKCAAVAGRTFALNRIVEKRAFFDVTDGVKDQAYGGLDVETGIDSRAVRETEGLILTYNKKPALVFYHANCGGHTEDIANVFGPVDLPYLKGIPDGDPPYCEKSPSFRWTESYTPFEIIRYLFDAQLIKSKNLVLEGLEIKERHRSGRAKSLVVYIRDQKPFSIPGSKIRDVIKSKKDNSILRSSNFTIEMSEKDGILSKIVFTGKGNGHGVGMCQWGALNQSRSKTPFTEILQHYFPGTEITQAYDN is encoded by the coding sequence TTGGTTCCTCTTCCTCTCAATTCACCACAAAGAATTTTCTTTTACCTCCTTTTAGTTTTTCCATTTCTATTCTCATCCTGTTCAACCACTGTGCGGAGTTCATCGGGCAAGGTTCCCGAACAAAACAACAATAGCACCACATCAAAATTAAGGCAAAACATTCGCGTCTTGATAGATGAAGAGGTTAAGGAATTTTCTTTCAAACTGGACATTGATGCAGAATTTCTTATCGGTGAAGAAAAAAAAGGAGCTATAGGTGACGGTGAAAAAATTGTTGTCAATTCAGCAAGAGGAGTTGTAAATATAACATTACCTTCGGGTGTGATTTCTGCTCAGTTTATAAAACTGAAACCCGCTAACAAGCAGGAATTTATCAATTTCCATAAAAAAACTTACAGGGGTGAGCTCTGGTTTTTGGCTCAGGGATCAAAAACTTTTGTGGTCAACTATCTCGATCTTGAAGATTACCTCCTTGGGGTGGTTCCTCTTGAGATTGGGTTGAAGGACAATCATTTTTTCGAAGCTCTGAAGTGTGCTGCAGTTGCCGGACGAACCTTTGCCTTGAATCGTATCGTCGAGAAGAGAGCTTTTTTTGATGTAACTGATGGAGTTAAAGATCAGGCTTATGGTGGTTTGGATGTCGAAACAGGTATTGACAGCCGGGCTGTGAGGGAGACTGAAGGCTTAATCCTGACCTATAATAAAAAACCTGCACTTGTATTTTATCATGCCAACTGCGGCGGGCATACTGAGGATATTGCAAATGTCTTTGGCCCTGTTGATCTCCCTTATCTGAAAGGGATTCCCGATGGAGATCCGCCATATTGCGAAAAATCCCCCTCATTCCGTTGGACAGAGTCATACACTCCATTTGAAATTATCAGGTATCTGTTTGATGCTCAACTTATTAAGTCAAAAAACCTTGTTCTCGAGGGACTTGAGATAAAAGAGCGCCATCGATCGGGACGGGCAAAAAGTCTTGTTGTTTATATAAGAGATCAAAAACCATTTTCAATCCCCGGTTCAAAAATCAGGGATGTCATTAAGAGTAAAAAAGATAATTCAATTCTTAGAAGTTCCAATTTTACTATTGAAATGAGCGAAAAGGACGGGATTCTCAGCAAAATAGTCTTTACAGGCAAAGGTAATGGTCACGGTGTTGGCATGTGCCAATGGGGAGCATTAAATCAAAGCCGGAGCAAAACCCCATTTACTGAAATTCTACAACACTATTTTCCGGGAACTGAAATAACTCAAGCTTATGATAATTGA